CGAGGAGGATTATGTGGTTAGCCATACCAGTTCTTTCCGCTATGTTGAAATTGAAGGTAAGTACCAGGAGACTCCAAGTAAGGCTTTCGATGCAAATCAAGTTGTTAAAATCCCTCACCAAGAGGATGGGAAGCCGGAGGTTGCTATGTCTTCTCTAAAAGAAGCTTGAGCTGTGGTTGAGTCGGGTCATCCAGAAGGCTGGGGCAGATTCCTTGAGGTGCGAGTCAAGACAGATAAGTTTGGTGTTGGTTTCCAGCCAGTCAGAGGAAAATCGAGCTCGAGGGGTCGTGGTCTGAGTGCCTGAGGGGTCACGATCACTCGCCTTCaggagtcattttctttcttgttttaatCATGAATAAATCATACGATCTGCCTAAGGCGTTAGCGAACCATTGTAGGGCTTCTTTATTTCATTTGCATGTTTATCATTAATAAAAGGACAGTTTGCATTTAAAAGGTTTGTTCCCCGtctttcttttatctttcatgattttaaaagaataaatggcaatacaatttttctttttctttccactcatgcaaaaataaaaacataaatcatccatcgtgtaAATACATTTCCACCCCAGATTCCATCAATAACGATTCTGGTATACCTCGTTACGACTTTAACAATCCCATTTACCAAGCCGAAGAGGAAGGTAAGGAAGATTGTGAAATTCGGAAGGAATTAGCCAGATTGCTGAAACAAGAGGAGAGAGTTATCCAGCCGCATCAGGAATCCttggaagtcatcaacttgggcacaGAGGAAAAGAAGAATGAAGTTAGGATTAGGGCTACCTTAGAGAATGGTGTGAAACAGAGGTTGACAGAGATGCTTCGAGAGTATGTCGATATTTTTGTTTGGTCGTATGAGGAtattgtagcggtgaaattggtgagactaaagccatgggaaagacttagctcatttgtttaaaacagagtcgccaccgcgctttattgtttccaaaaggaaagggagaaagagcgaataaaacccacagaagtttttaaaatcaaaactaataaacttatcagagcgGTTATCACTAAAAAGCTCTCTTCATTTTTTCTTGGTAAAGCTAACCGTGACACAAAGCGGTTATTCTTTTCTCTTCAATAAGATTCAACTAGTCGTATCTTGCTCGACACCATTCAAATTCTAATAACTTGGCTTCCATTAGGATTCTCATGGAGGGAATTTTAACCTCTATCGGGAGTACGGCTTCCATACCATATACCAAGGAGAAGGGCGTTGCCCCAGTCGAAGTGCGAGTTGTAGTGCAATACCTATGCAGAGCAagagggagcatttcatgccaatctttgtaagtcaCGACCATTTTCtagacaatcttcttaatattcttgttagctgcttctaccgctccattcatctttggccgttATGGAGAGGaattctgatgctcaatcttgaattcatcACACaactctttcatcattttgttgttcaggtTGGAACCATTAGCAGTGATGATTCTGTTTGGCACGCCATagcgacaaatgagattgttcttgataaatcttactaccacttgtcgagtaacattggtgtaagaggcagcttcaacccatttggtgaagtgaTCAATGGCAACCAGGATGAAATGTTGTCCATTTGAAGCCTTTGGtttgatcattccaatcatattaATTGCCCACATAGAGAAGGGCCATGGAGAGGAGATAACGTTGAGAAGCGTTGggggcacatggatcttatcaacatagatctggcatttgtggcatTTCTTCACTTATTTGTAGTAGTCAGATTCCATCGTCATCCAATATTAACTTGCTCTTAATATATTTCTTGTCATTGCATGCCCATTGGCATGAgtgccaaaagatccttcatgaatttcttgcATTAAGAGGTTTGCTTTGTGTCTATCAACGCATGTGAGCAATACCATATCAAAGTTTATCTTGTAGAGCACATTTCCAGTCAGGAAGAAATTACCAGACAATCTTCTCAAAGTTCTTCTGTCTTTGCTAGATGCCCCGGGTGGGTACTCTTGTTTCTGCAAGAAGATTTTGATGTCATGAAACCATGGTTTATCATCTGTGATAATTTCAACAGTGAATACGTGAgccggcctatccaggcgcatgattGTAATTTGGGGAGCTTCATTTGGAAACTTCACTTGATACATGGAAGCTAGAGTGGCCAATGCATCTGCCATTTGGTTTTCCTCACGAGGTATGTGATAGAACTCAACTTTATTGAAGAAGGTCAACAGTCTTCGGGCATAATATCTATAAAGAATTAAGCTAAGGTGAcgggtttcccattctcctttgatttgattaataacTAGAGCAGAATCTCCAAATACATCCAGAATCTTGATTCTAAGATCGATGGCTTTTTCtagtcccatgatacaagcttcgtattctgccatATTGTTGGTGAAGTCAAACATCAGTCTTGTAGTAAATGGTACGTGAGAACCTTGCGGCAtgacaatgattgccccaattcctcaaCCATAAGCATTAACAACTCCATCAAATATCAAACCTCATCAGGATTCAGGATCAGGCCCTTCTTCAGGTAAAGGCTCTTCATAATCTTTTGATTTAAAATACATGatctcttcatctgggaagtcataCTGCAAGGAATGATCATCGTCAATGGGTTGATACGCCAAATGATTGGCTAAAACAATTCCTTTTATGGCTTTTTGGGCACGATATTGGATGTCGTACTCTGATAATAACATCTGCCAGCAGGCAATTCTCCCGGTCAAAGCAGGCTTTTCAAAcaagtatttgattggatccattttggatatgAGATATGTCGTATGAGTCAACATGTACTGCCTTAGTCGGTGAGCAGCCCATACAAGAGTGCAataagttttctcgagcagtgaatatcttgtttcacagtcggtgtactttttgctcaagtaataaatgacatactcttttcgaccagacttgtCTTGCTGACCCAGGACACATCCCATAGATGCCTAAGTttccccagcgtttttcaaaccaaacggCATTACACGGTAACAAAACGTGCCATAGGGTGTGATAAAGTTTGTTTTCTCCATATGGTGCCATcatgatttgattgtaacctgaaaatccatccatgaatgagaagaCTTTAAACTTAGCGGTACTATCCACCAGCATTTCAATATGTGGcaatggaaaatcatctttcggacttgcTCTGTTtaaatctctgtaatcaacacacattcttgcttttccatccttcttgggaacaggcactatgttggctaaccattgaggatactctgatgTGATGAGGAAACCGACATTAATTTGCTTCTGAACCTCTTTTTTGATCTTGTCTGCCATATCTGGATGAGTTCTTTTAAACTTCTGTTTCACGGGCGGACATTTTGGTTTCAGTGGTAATCTGTGCTCTACAAtgttggtatccaacccaggtaTATCTTGATAGCTCCAACCAAAGACATCCACATATTCTTTCAATAGTTCAACCATTTTCTCTTTCACGCTTGCTTCTAACAATGCCCCAATTTGcacttctcttttctcttcttcagtaccCAAATTGATTACTTCCAAAGACTCTTTGTGCGGCTCAATGATCTTTTTCTCGTGCTCAAGTAGACGAGAGATCTCTTCAGGGATTTTTTTCACTACTTTCTTCCTTAGCTTCGTATACAGGGTATTCAAAGTTGGGAGGGGCCTAGGATCATTGTTTTCAATGGGTTTATAAAGAGATAATCTGCACatgatttatattttgtttttagaaacagATAAAGaggaatgcaagagtgtatgtgtaaattttgaaaaaaactatttttgattatttttatttattttttaagagTTTCCATTTTCTGAAAAAGATAAAcgataaaataaaatggaagcaAAATTTGCtcttttattaatgatttgaaacaaagccctacataagtTCACTTTTGTCTTGGGCAGAACAAAAGGAATTATTTAAAACAGCCTGACACAACACTCTTTCGCCTTGGGCAGAGCAAAAGGATTTTAAAAAGACAAAAAATTACTTTGACTCATGAACAACAGAAGAAATGTTAACATAGGTTTAGTTGGAGTTAGCCTCTCCACGCGTCACGAAGCTTGAACATTCTGGAACATCTTCAATGACAGCAGCTATGTCTTGATTGTCTGGGTTGATGTAGCCAGCACTTTGAAAGGTCTCATGCAGAGTCTTGCGGCAGCTTGCAGATTCAGGTTCTTTCCCTTTTGAATTCTGAGATGTGAATCCTAGACCACCCATGTTTTTGTTGGCGGAAAGCTCAGTGACTTGCCCCCAGCCTTCATATGATCCTCGAGCAACCACTTCTTGGGCATCTTTCCAGGAAATAGATGCGTCAGCTTTCTTTCTGTATTTAGGATTAACAACTTCTAAAGCTTGAAATTGAGCTTTAATCTCTTCGATGTTGGGAATATAAGACATTTGACTGACGAACATAGTTTGTTCTCCATAAATAGTTATCAACTTGTCTCTCACAACAAATTTCAGCATTTGATGAAGGGTGGAAGTAACAACTCCAACACTATGGATCCAAGGCCTTCCCAACAAACACTTGTAAGCAGGATAAATATCCATTATCTGAAAAGTAATTTTGAAATCATGAGTTTTGATGCGGATAGGTAGATCAATCTCTCCTATCACAGTGCGCTTTGAACCATCAAAAGCTTTCACAACAATCCCATTCAGCCTTATAGTTGTCCCTTGATAGGACAGTCTCTCTAAGGTGCTTCCAGGCATGACATTCAAGGATGAACCATTATCAACTAGCACATTCGTCAGGGTATCTTCTCCATATTTCATAGATATGTGCAAGGAATGATTGTGCTCCAGTCCTTTTGGGGGAAGTTCTTCTTTACTAAAGCTCAACACGTTGTTGACAGTGATGTTGGAAACAACATTGTCAAATTACTCATGGGTTGCATCTTGCTTAATGTAGGCTTGCTTTAGGACCTTCATTAGTTTGTTCTGGTGAGATTTGGAATGTACTAGCAAAGCAAATAGAGATATCTTTGACTGTGTCTGAAGGAGTTGGTCAACCACCTTGTAGTCACTCTTCTTAATAAGATTCAGGAACTCTTCCGCATCATCGTCTTTAGTTTTGAAGACAGGCTCAGTAATAACAGGCTCCTTCTTAGGCACGTCCTTTTGAGGAGGGATTGTATAGGCAAATTATTTTTGGGTTTAGTAAGGACCGGTGCAAACAAACGACCACTTCGAGTCATACGGCTCATATCATCAATGTTCACAATAGTCGGCTCAGGACCAGTCTTATCTTCTTCTTTCTCAGTTATGATGGTAGCACCATATCTCCAAGGAACGGTAGTACTTGAGTTATAAGGAAATGGTTTTGGTATTTGAATTGTGAGAGGGATGAAAACCATGTTTTGACTATCATAAGATATTTCCACAACTTCGGGAACTGGGAACTCAGCAGTCACCATATTAATGTCATTGTCTTCATCTCTTTCATAAGTAATGTGGAGAGTCCTCTCATCCAACATCTTCTGAATTTCTCTTCTGACTTGACGACACCCACAAGGATTTTTGGAACAGACTTCACAGGCAGCATGGTTGTGTTGAAAGAAAGCCAACCGGCA
The sequence above is drawn from the Vicia villosa cultivar HV-30 ecotype Madison, WI unplaced genomic scaffold, Vvil1.0 ctg.003185F_1_1, whole genome shotgun sequence genome and encodes:
- the LOC131640541 gene encoding uncharacterized protein LOC131640541, encoding MAEYEACIMGLEKAIDLRIKILDVFGDSALVINQIKGEWETRHLSLILYRYYARRLLTFFNKVEFYHIPREENQMADALATLASMYQVKFPNEAPQITIMRLDRPAHVFTVEIITDDKPWFHDIKIFLQKQEYPPGASSKDRRTLRRLSGNFFLTGNVLYKINFDMVLLTCVDRHKANLLMQEIHEGSFGTHANGHAMTRNILRAS